The stretch of DNA CAACTCCAGCATCGAGAAGTCCGTCTATAGCAGCCTGGGAGCATTCTGGCACTATCAAAGCACCGGAGGAGAACGCATCCCCGTGAGAGGAATGAAAATGGATGCTTCTTATGACTATGTGATGGGCGATGGCGACAACTACGGTAAAACACAAGCGCACATTGCTACTTATATTCCCATCAAGGGTTGGCTGCTGGCATATTTGGGCGCTACTTGCAAGAACAATGAAAAGCGGCATCCGGCTCCCTACGATATGTTCGGCATGGGCGGATACGCTTCACTGCGAGGCTATCGGGAAGATGAATTCAAAAGCAGCAGGTTGGCATGGGCAAATCTGGAACTTCGATATATGCTGGCAGCAGAAACTATGCTCTATGTATTCTACGATCAAGGTTATATGCACAATAAAGAAGAGAACCCAAAATATGATCTGCTTGGAATCGGAGCCGGGATAAAACTTGGTACCCGCTTGGGAATACTTAGCATCGAATATGGTCTTGGTTATCGCGATAAAGGCTTTAGTAGTATGGGTTTGGGGATGATTCATCTAGGCATGGACATTGCTTTATAAAAAAAATACTTGCCAAGAAAGCAGGTGTCATTACTCTTGCACCATTCTTACGAAGTATATAGTCGTGTATAAGGACTGTGTGAAGGATTGGTAAGGCTTTATGGCTCCAATCCCCATAAACACTGCGGCATAAATTTGCCAAACCCAAAACCAAAAAAAATAAAAAAACCTAAGTGAACCCGAAAGGGATTATGCTTATGGAGGAATCAATGAAAAAAGTTATTTTGATCGCATTACTCGCTATGATGCTGCTCAGCATGCTCGCCATGAGTGCTTGCAAGCCGAAACCTGCAGAAGAAGCTCCCGTAGAAGAAGTTGCTCCGGTAGAAGAAGCCGTTGTTGACACTGTAATGGAAGCCGTTGAAGGCGAAGTACCTGCTGAAACACCAGCTCAGTAAACATAGCACTAACTAACTAACTAACTAGAACAGTCCTTAAAAAATGGGTAACTACGGTTACCCATTTTTTTCCCCAAAAATCGCTTGCCATATTTTGCAATCCAAAAAACAATGCCCTTGACTTGTATATGATTCTATGAAAACCTTGCAACGCTAGAAATAATATATATGTCCAAATCACATAAGGAAGTTTTTCAATGAAGATCCTCGTGGTAAATTGCGGTAGCAGCTCCTTGAAGTATGAAGTTTACGCAATGCCGGAACAAATCAGCATGGGCAAAGGCCTGATAGAGCGCATAGGCCTTTCGGACGGTAGAATCAATCAAAAAACCTGCTCTAAGGTTTACGACAAAAGCACTGAAATCCCCAATCACAGAATAGCTTTCGAACTAATGATGCAAGCTCTCCTGGACCCTCAAGCAGGCATACTGAGCTCCATCTCTGAGATAGAAGGCATCGGACACCGAGTAGTGCACGGTGGAGAAGAGTACGCGGAATCTGTACTGATAGACGATGCTGTGATCCAGGCCATCGAAAAGACCTGCGAGTTGGCCCCTCTGCACAATCCCGCCAATCTCACCGGCATCAAAGAAGCTACGAACTTCTTTCCCAGCATCCCCCAAGTAGCGGTTTTTGACACAGCTTTCCATCAGAGCCTGCCCCCTCATGCTTATCTGTATGGCATTCCCCGTGAGTTTTATGATAAGTACAGGATACGCCGTTACGGATTCCATGGTACCAGCCATCGCTATGTGGCCGGAATCGCACTCCAGATGCTGAAACGCAGCCCCGAAAACACTAATCT from Candidatus Cloacimonadota bacterium encodes:
- a CDS encoding acetate kinase, coding for MKILVVNCGSSSLKYEVYAMPEQISMGKGLIERIGLSDGRINQKTCSKVYDKSTEIPNHRIAFELMMQALLDPQAGILSSISEIEGIGHRVVHGGEEYAESVLIDDAVIQAIEKTCELAPLHNPANLTGIKEATNFFPSIPQVAVFDTAFHQSLPPHAYLYGIPREFYDKYRIRRYGFHGTSHRYVAGIALQMLKRSPENTNLITCHLGNGASITAIQAGKSIDTSMGFTPLEGLLMGTRSGDLDPSIIFYLEERGFDFHELNSILNKKSGLLGLSGISSDLRDIEDAAEQGNANALEALETYAYRIRKFIGAYSANLIKVDGIVFTGGIGQNAVKMRERICTRLENIGIHINREKNRKVGREAGIISQDYSPISILVIPTNEELQIALDTVQIINTDVKST